CTATTTCGTTGCTGTTCCATCTCAGTCCTCCATACTTTAATCTTGGATACACCAGCTTAGGAAAAACATGTTCAAAGTAAAATACAGCTTGACACAATATGTCTCCCCAAAATGTTGGatcaaaaacaataatatcagTATGCATTTCATCACCATTGCAAACAATAAAATGACAAGCTTCTAAATTGGTACAAAAAAGCTGCTGCTGAACTTGGTAGAAGTACTTGGGATTCTTGTTAATTGAAATGCCATCCCCATCTCTTTTATAGATTGAGAGTCTGCATATTGTCTCAGCTAGACCTTCTCCTTCTTTAGATGCCACCTTTTTTACGTCAACCAGTTTATCTTCCTCTGTGATGCCACCTGGTGATGCACCTAGGAATGGATGGCTTTCAGATAACACAAATCCAGACTTCCATACTTTGTGACCAGTTTCTTTCATGAATCTTTCTATAATCCTTGGCTCCCACTCAATTCCCTCCTTCATTGCTTTAGTCTGGACATTTGCACCGTATAAGAGAACTTCTTCTACTCCTTTGGTTGGGCTTGTTATTGGTCTTAGTATACAGCGTTTACATTGAGATGCAGTAATCCTGGGCTGCCTTACATCATACCACACCCTGCAGTTTTGCTGCCCTAATGTTTCTTTTGCAATAGCCTCTCTGTCTTTACTGGATTCCATTAGACGCTGCTTTGCTCTTACTCCTTTCTCTGTAATGTCCTTCAAAGACATGGGCTGCTCTTTAATAGGGGATACAATTGACCATTTAGACTGCTGCGGTTTTTCTGACATTTGCATTTTATGTATTTGCTCAGATTGTTCAGTTGTTACTGGAATACTACTGTGGAATGATATAGGCAATTCcaattttcttctctttcttttcctctATCTCTTTGATTCCCTTGTAGATCAAAATCTCATCTTTTACTTCTCTCATAAGGAATATGACCCACAACCATCTTTACACTTTTAGAtttcctttttccttcctttctccAGGTATGCTTTTCAaagttcacttctcgaattgtAGTTGGCTCTGAGCGTCGCTTTGGTGTAACACTCCACGTACATGGTTTGGAGGTACAAGGAACATCTTCAGTTGTGTCTCTGTCAGCAGGCCTACCTTGCTTATCCTCAATGGCAAACAAAGTTGCTGCTAAGTGATTGCAGCGCCCATCTGCTCCTGCAGGACATGGGCAGTGAGCTTTTAATATATTTCCATTGGCTTCAATTATTATCTTTAGTGTATATGCAGCACCAGTTTTAGCATAGAAGGACATCCCTTGGCTCTTGATACAGTGCACTCTATTGATCTGTTGAGAATACAATCCTAGCACTTTTCCAGATCTGTAAAAATTGTACCCTTTTACAATGGGTTTCTCCACTAAAAGCTGCCTCTTAAGTTCAACATCTTCAATCAGATATTTCCAAATTTGGGAGTATCCGATTGTAGGTATCCTAGAGAGGCCCACTTCAAATCCTTTATCAGGAAACTGTTTCAGTTCGAGAGGCACATTGTCCTTATTCCTTGAGAGCAATCCTAATTCAGCTTTCATCTTCTCAGCATTTACTCCTCCATCAGGATCGACCAAATCTTTATCTAAACCACTGCTGATGTAGTCATTCACCCTAAAATATCAATGAGACATTAGGACAACTAGAATATTTTGATGTGAAATAAAAATCACGATTATATCAAAAAGAGTTGTAGATGTTTTTACTGATGGAATCGATAAAAACTAACCTTTTGATCAGCTCGGTTCAGTTACCCGATACTTTTCCTCTTCTACAAGAAAGGCACTGTTTGAGCATAGCTTTAGTACATTGCTCAGCCGGTCTGGGTAGCTCTGCTCCTGGAATATCTCGTTCTTCCAGCGAAATCTTTTCAACATTAACACTCGAGTCACTGCTCTTGCACGCCATCTTGTTATGAAGCGTCCCGCAAAACAGTCCCAGAATGCGAAGCGCGAAATATTAGTTACCAGTTTCCTGCGCAACTCCGAAATGGCTAATACCGAgatgcgaagcgtcgaggtatatatctaccactcttcaccgaccctgagggggatagttgttttagtatttaccaaatcagatggataataaaacgcttcttcaatttcttctttttaagctttcgcgaaacgacgcgtcatttttctctccgttcgtaaaacagtgaatatccaaggatattccgagttatggaatcaatcaatcaaaacgcgcaaaaattgctatccactgatttggtaaatactaataaagaTTACAATGGCAACTCCGCTTATCTTGTGAAAATATGACGAGACACATTGCCCTagttccatttctttttctccCACATAACTCCAACTGGCATACTATATCAAAAAATGACAAGAACAGGAATAAGTTTCTTTCAAGGCTTGGTCACTAAAAATATCAAAGACTCAGGGACTACTAATACACTACAGATGTAAATTCCTTGTCGACAACAAAATTGACTGGGTTACTTGCACATTTACCTTTACTTCTATTTCTTTGCCTCAAATAGTCTCTCACTGGCCCTCTCTTGTCACTTAGCCGCTACTAAGAAACCCAGCCAAACCAGTTCATTACCTTCTGTAGCTCTTTAGAAGATATCTGTTGAGCTGCAACGAAAGAAGGCCTCGAACAGAGTATCTTTAATAGTATTTTTCATTATATCACCTCCGTCAGTGTATTGATGAGCATAAACATTTCTTAATCGGGAGGAACTTTAAGCACGAACATAACTTAAGACCGTCGAACCTGCCTGGGAACTTTAAAATTCTCAGGAAATGCCGGAGCAAGCTTAAGTGCCTAATCCTTGAAATGTCCTTAACTAAAAAGAAAAGACCGAGTGACTATTCAAACGAAGTTCTCTGTGTGAACAATCTCGAGCTATCATTTCATTATCCACATTCTTGTAACTCACACACATACCTTTCCTGTATACATAACAACGTTTCTCCAcatttgacaatgatgacatgaagtcgtcgaaacgtcatgcagaatttttttcgttattttttttttaattgtcatTATCACCCTGCTAAAATACAAATTGCCATTCCCCGCTGTGGAAACTATGAGAGGCCTGGGAACTAATTTTGCTACTGAGGGCTTCTGGGACTATTTGGGTGGACACGGAAAATTTGTAAATTGGCCGCAGTGCATAAATCCTGACATAACACATCAAAAATATCGCTGAGGATGCCGAAGTCTGTGAATTGCTGCGTCCCTGGCTGCACGAACAATTTTTGAAACAACCCTGGAAACAAGTATTATAGAATTCCTAAGGATGAAAAGGTACGAAGACGATATGAAATCTTGATCCGTAATGCAACACTGAAAGTCAAATCGGATAACAATCGAATTTGTGAACAACACTTCGAAGGTGGGATAAAGAAAAGTAGATACGACTTACCTTCGATTTTCCCATGGTCAAAGCCTGCGTCATCTCTTCGTGTTTTAAAGCGATTTCCTTCTGAAGAAGTCAAAAAGTCGTCAAAGAAATCGAGGCGAGCATTGAGACCAAGCTCTTCGGCCGCAGATTCAAGGACAGAAAGTGAGCTCAATATTGGACTCCATCTTGCCACAAATGAGCAAGATGGACATACAGATTTTTGTGGACCAGTACGTGACAAAGAAGCAGAAGAATCACAAACCAATGAAATGCAGACGCATGTAGAGTTTGGTACACAAACATATGAGCCACAGAAGGTGGAAAGTGGTACACAGACACTTGAGCCCCAGGCAAAGGTAGAGTTTGGCGCCCAAACAGAATTGATTAACTTGAGATTTGACATTGATCAGTATAAAGAAAAGGACTCGGATATCGCCTTTTATACAGGATTTCCCAACTATAAAACATTAATGCTTTGTTATGATATAGTAAAAGATTCAGCTAAAAACATTAACTTTGGGAGTCACGAAAGGAGAAATTTTGATTGTCCAGCAGTTTTGCAGCCAGGAAGGCCAAGGGCCCTCACCACATTTCAGGAATTTTTTCTTGTGTTGATGCGGCTGCGGCTTGGGCTGTTTGAACAGGATCTGGCCCATAGATTCAGGATCTCTGAATCAACAGTATCTATCATATTCAGAACATGGATTCGGTTTCTTAGACTTGAACTACAGGAGCTGATCCTTATTCCACCAAGAGATGTACTGCAGGAACATATGccaaaaatttttaaagaattttacCCCAACACAGTTGTTGTTattgattgtacagaggtgcaGATGGAACGACCATCAGCTTTGGATAACCAATCTTCATGTTACTCTACATATAAGTCAAGACCTACCATGAAAAGCCTAGTTGGAATCACCCCGAGTGGTTTGTCAGCGAACTATATCCTGGCAGCACCACTGATAAAGAAATAACAGTAAAGAGTGGCTTTTTGAAAATGCTGGAACAAGGGGATGAAGTTATGGCTGATAAGGGCTTCCTCATTCAAGATGAGCTAGCTGGGGTTGGTGCAACCCTTACAATACCTGTATTTTTAAAGAGAAAGCAGCAGTTTTCAAAGGAAGAGgtagagaaaaagaagaaagcagcTAGTTTACGAGTTCACGTTGAAAGATGTATGGAACGAATCAAGAACTGGCACATTTTGGATAGACAAATTCCAGTTTGCCTGGCAGGAGTAGCTTCAGATATTTTTATTGTGATTGCTGCACTCACAAATTTTCATCCTCCACTTATTTCATAGTCAGAATTTGAAATTTGTGAATCCTTTAGTCACAAGAATTTGTGAAGCTACTCCTTTGAAGGAAATTGTGATGGGCCAGGCTGTTAACTATATAGTAAATCCTCTTTTTGGAATGTTTTGTATTTCTATATAGTATATTTCTTGGAacatttcaacaacaacaatctttATTGAAATAGTATAGGGCCTTACATATGCAGAAAATGTGGCTGTACAAGAAGCAGAATGAGGCTTCTCAATTATTCATAGGTGAGAGATAAGGCTAACAAATAATTCAACTCgattgaattttgttttaaataacTGTTATCAGTCATTCTGATAGTCAACCTTGTCATAATTATGGTGTTACATAAtattacaattattaaaaagaaatgaattttgaaCAGCAATGCAAAAAATATATGACACTAAGTTTAGCCTTGTAATTTTGctataattttttgtttaacaATAGGAGAGCATTTCACTGAGAATTTGGATGTATTTCATTCCAATATTGTCATATATGGTGTACGTCAATCAAAATTTAGACCTGTAATCTGGGTAAGCCATATTTCATTCTTCGTAAGGCTAGTTCGGGTAACATGTGCTGCTGAAAGAATAACTCAAGTTTGGGAAACACTGTTGCCCAAAACGAGGCATCAAATGCCACCCTTTGAATAAAGAGTTCAGTTGACAATGAACCCTTCACCACCAAGTCATCCCAGGAGCGACCTGCAACATGCATTTGATGCTGTATTTGATAAAAATACTGGTGATTGCGATTGACTTTGAGTTCTCCATTGTCACATACACAAATTCTCTTTCTTGCCAATGCATCATTAAGTGTTTCACCCTCCTTCATTTGAATATACTTCATTTCAAGCATTCCTTCGGCTGGGTCATGGGAAGGATCATGTACAAGACCATCTGGACTACTTGCTAAAAAACCATGCGAGACACTTACAATCAGACCAGATTTCTTCACTTCAATTCCTTGGTGTCCCCTTTCTTGCATAGTAATTAAGTATTCTTCGACTATTTTGGGTTCCTTCGAAAGgccttctttcatttctttagtAGGAGGAAATTCCTTGTATCCTAACACTTCTTGTATAGCTTTTGTCGGTGAAGTGGAATCCTTAAGTACAGCACATCTATAACACTTTGAGGATGTGATGCGTTGATTTCGATTGTCATGCCAAAGAGAGTCGGCTGATTGTCCTCTAGTATTTTTCTCTACGTCTGCCGCTTCATCTTGCGTGAGGAATAATTTCCGCTTGACACTTTCGCATTCATTTCGGACTATGTCTGCTTAAGGGGCAGGAGCATTGAATACATGAACTTCTGGTTGAATTGAAGGGAGGTTGATATCTTTTGAGACCTCATCGCTTTGACTGGACTCAAAAACCACCTCTTCACTTGGAACTTTAACTTTGCAATAGGCGTGCTCGTTCTTAATAATCTTCGCTAAGTTGCTATTTGTCTTGAGAGGTAAAATGTGATGAAGTCCTATAATCTGTGCTGTTTCCTCTTCTACTTGTTGAACAGCAGTCAGCACGTTATAGCGTTTGGTGTTGGTCCATAGTCTTTGGTTACTTGCCCTCACGTCCGTGCCAGGGGATAATACCGACTCAcagtctttcttttctttgccgtgttcgtgttttttgaatttcatttggGTGATCGGTAGCACTTCTCCTTTCCTTTTACGGGGGACATTCCAAGTACAAGCAATCGATGTTCGTGAGGTTTCTCCCTGTTGTTGCTTCTGCCGTTGTTTACAGTATTTCTCAAGTGCAAACAACGTTGCTGCAATGTGGTTACATCGACCGTCCACACCCGCCGGGCAGCCGCAATATGCCTGCTTTACGTGCCCGTTTTGTAAGAGCATAGCGTAGCAGTTGTAGACGCTTGATTTTTTCATTGACGGTAAAACCTGACTTTTTACAAACGATTTATTATCTCGAGAACAAACGCTCACTTTTACTACGCTGCCAGacttgaagaaattaaaacctTTAACGAGCGGTTTGGCGGTCGATAGCTGTCTTTTAGCGTTGGAAGATTCTATCATGTACTTCCATACGGTGCCAAAATTTACATCAGGTACATTATTGAGATCGTCATGGTAGCCATCCTTTGGAAAAAGATCAGTGATTGCAGGGTTGATTTCATCTGCAATCCCCATCAAGACTTTCTTCCGCGCAAGATGAACACCACCATCTGGATCTCTTAACTTCTTCAAGTGCAGTCCTCCACTGACATAGTCTTTATACCTAGCATGCATAAACAATAAAACGAGCTTAACGCAGTTGTGCCAGAAACAATATATTCACATAAAATATGAACAATAATATGACAAAtgtcttaaatatttttgaAATGCCGAATCAAGTAAGTGAAGTGGATAA
This window of the Acropora muricata isolate sample 2 chromosome 14, ASM3666990v1, whole genome shotgun sequence genome carries:
- the LOC136897929 gene encoding uncharacterized protein yields the protein MQMSEKPQQSKWSIVSPIKEQPMSLKDITEKGVRAKQRLMESSKDREAIAKETLGQQNCRVWYDVRQPRITASQCKRCILRPITSPTKGVEEVLLYGANVQTKAMKEGIEWEPRIIERFMKETGHKVWKSGFVLSESHPFLGASPGGITEEDKLVDVKKVASKEGEGLAETICRLSIYKRDGDGISINKNPKYFYQVQQQLFCTNLEACHFIVCNGDEMHTDIIVFDPTFWGDILCQAVFYFEHVFPKLVYPRLKYGGLRWNSNEIEFPRME